Genomic segment of Mycolicibacterium psychrotolerans:
GGTATGGAGCAATAGCCTGCGGTCGGCTGTGCTGGTACCCATGACCACGACCTCTTCGGCCCGCCTGGTACGCGCCCCGCGCGGCAGTGAAATCAGTTGCAAAGGTTGGCAACAGGAAGCCGCGCTGCGGATGCTGATGAACAACCTCGATCCGGAGGTAGCTGAGCACCCCGACGAGCTGGTGGTGTACGGCGGCACCGGCCGAGCGGCCCGCAGCTGGGAGGCGTTCGATGCGATCGTCGCCACGCTGCGCACGCTCGAGGACGACGAGACCATGCTGGTGCAGTCCGGCAAGCCCGTCGGTGTGTTCCGCACGCACGAGTGGTCACCTCGTGTCTTGATCGCGAACTCGAATCTCGTTGGTGATTGGGCGAACTGGGAGAAGTTCCGTGAGCTCGAGGCGGCCGGCCTGACGATGTACGGCCAGATGACCGCGGGGTCCTGGATCTACATTGGTACCCAGGGCATCCTGCAGGGCACGTACGAGACGTTCGGGGCCGTGGCCCGCAAGCGCTTCGACGGCACACTGGCCGGCACCATCACACTGACTGCGGGTCTCGGCGGCATGGGCGGCGCACAGCCGCTGGCGGTCACCATGAACGACGGTGTCGCCATCTGCGTGGACTGCGATCCCAGCCGCATCGAGCGTCGCATCGAACATCGTTACCTGGACACCAGCGCCGAGTCGATCGACGAGGCCCTGCGGCTGGCGGTCGAGGCCAGAGATGCGAAGCGTCCGTTGTCGATCGGACTCCTCGGTAACGCCGCCGAGGTGTTCCCCGAGCTGTTGGATCGCGGCGCCCCCATCGACATCGTCACCGACCAGACCTCGGCGCACGACCCACTGTCCTACCTGCCGATCGGCGTTGCGTTCGACGACATGAAGAAGCTGGCAGACAAGGATGCGGCGTACTTCACCGAGCAGGCGCAGGTCTCGATGGCCAAGCACGTGGCCGCCATGGTCGGCTTCCAGGACAACGGCGCCGAGGTTTTCGACTACGGCAACTCGATTCGCGACGAGGCACGCAAGGCCGGGTACGACCGGGCCTTCGATTTCCCCGGGTTCGTGCCCGCCTACATCCGCCCCCAGTTCGAGGAGGGCCTCGGCCCGTTCCGCTGGGCAGCCCTGTCCGGCGACCCGAAGGACATCGAGGTCACCGACCGCGCCGTGATGGACCTGTTCCCGGACAACGAGCACCTGCACCGCTGGCTGCGCATGGCCGGCGAGAAGGTGGCCTACCAGGGCCTGCCGGCCCGCATCTGCTGGCTCGGCTACGGCGAACGGCACCTCGCGGGGCTCAAGTT
This window contains:
- the hutU gene encoding urocanate hydratase, translated to MTTTSSARLVRAPRGSEISCKGWQQEAALRMLMNNLDPEVAEHPDELVVYGGTGRAARSWEAFDAIVATLRTLEDDETMLVQSGKPVGVFRTHEWSPRVLIANSNLVGDWANWEKFRELEAAGLTMYGQMTAGSWIYIGTQGILQGTYETFGAVARKRFDGTLAGTITLTAGLGGMGGAQPLAVTMNDGVAICVDCDPSRIERRIEHRYLDTSAESIDEALRLAVEARDAKRPLSIGLLGNAAEVFPELLDRGAPIDIVTDQTSAHDPLSYLPIGVAFDDMKKLADKDAAYFTEQAQVSMAKHVAAMVGFQDNGAEVFDYGNSIRDEARKAGYDRAFDFPGFVPAYIRPQFEEGLGPFRWAALSGDPKDIEVTDRAVMDLFPDNEHLHRWLRMAGEKVAYQGLPARICWLGYGERHLAGLKFNELVASGAVSAPIVIGRDHLDSGSVASPYRETEAMLDGSDAIADWPLLNALVNTASGASWVSIHHGGGVGMGRSIHAGQVCVADGSALAGRKLERVLTNDPGMGVIRHVDAGYEHAIHVAAERGVRIPMRDNR